GCTTCCAATCGCAATAGCCTCGGTAAATATCCAATGCCTGAAAATTATGAAACACTATCTTTCGACGGTTCGGATTCTCCTCAACTTCCCGATAGTGTTGCGCAACAATTTGAAAACCCTGAGCTACTTACATTAGTAAAAACTTATAAATATACCCAGGAAGACTTGCCCACGTTCGATATTGCAACACCGGTTTACCGTTCCAATATCATTTCACAAGACAATTTGCTCGGCTATGCCCACGTGTTGGTGCGCGAACAAACTATTCTCAATGAAATGACCAATTTGCGCATTTTAGGGATTGTCCTGGCATTACTTGTACTCCTTGTCGGCTATACCGGTATCGCTATTCTTCTCGCTCGCATTATCAGTCCCTTCCAAAAACTAAGTGACTGGATTCGCAGTGCCGGCCATGAATCCGTTTCGGATGACGTTGACATTGATACGACCAATGAAGTCGGTGAAATCGCGCAGGCTTTTTCCGACATGGCATCCAAATTTCGCAAAGCTCAGATCGGCCTCGTACAGCAGAAGCAGCTTCAAAAAGAAATACAGGTTGCTCAAGAAATCCAGCACATGTTGTTACCGGTATCATTTCCTGAAGTTCAGGGTTATGACCTTTCTACTTATTACGAATCGGCTAAAGAGGTCGGCGGTGATCTTTTTGACTTTATAAAAGTAGATGATGATACGATCGGTATCGTAGTTGCCGACGTATCCGGTAAAGGTGTTCCGGGTTCGCTCGTTATGACGATGATTCGTACTGCATTGCGGCTCGAAGCCCGCGGGAACAAAAACCCCGCTGATGTACTGGCTCGCGTCAATGAGTTTGTCGTGGATGATATGAAAAAGGGCATGTTCGTCACGATGTTTTATATCGTTCTTGATTCACGTAACCGTGAAATTCACTATGCCAGTGCCGGTCATAATCCCATGATTCTTCACAGGGTTTCGACCAAACAAACATACTACCTCAATCCGCGCGGTTTTCCGGTGGGCATCTCGCTTCCCGATCGAAAGCTTTTTGGTCAATCTATCCAGACGGACAGTATTAAGTTACAAGAGGATGATATTCTCATTGCTTATACAGACGGTATTACGGAAGCAATGAACCACGAGCGGGATTTGTACAGCGAAGAACGTTTTCTTGAGACGATCCGCCGACATGCACATTTGGATGCCAAAGCTTTTGTCGAAAATATGCGGAACGATCTTAATGAGTTTACGCAAGGGGCTCCACAAAGCGACGATATTACGCTCGTTGCAATCAAAGAAAATTTAGCCGCCGGTGATGTGCTTTTCAACTTGCGTAAACAATTGATTGACATGGTAGCTGAAGGTATGAGTGTGAAAGAAGCCTGCGCAAAGACACGTATATCTACTTCAACTTATTATAAGTATAAGAAAAAATATGATGAACTCGGTGAAGCGGGACTCCGAAATAAATCGGAGGGCTCGAATATCGAGGCTAAACATTTTAGTATCGAACAGCGCGCTAAAATTTTTGATGTCATACGTAAACACCCTGAATTTGGCCCTAAAATGATCAGCAACACACTCAATTCAGAGGAATATAGTTTTACAACAATACCCGAAAAACGCATCTACGATGAATTAGTTCGCCTGCGTCTCAACACGGAAGAAAAACGTCAGGCTTTTGTCAGTCAAAAAGCAAAAACGAAGCGTTTCAAAATGCCCGGCACACCACTTCTTACCATGGAGGGTGAAGTCATCAAGAATGACGGATCTAACGCGAACTCCATCGTTGATCGGATCATGCAACAGCGGCAACAAGCCATTGAGTCTGAGAAGAAAACGGAACCGGCTGAAGCGTAAACAATGTATGTTTTAGAAAACATAAAATTGTATTGACTAATTTTCACTGTTTCGTTAGTATTCCTTTATATAATATACTTGTCCCGTAATCCATTCTTTTTCAGGTCTTTTAGATTTTTTCAATCACATTCACTTTCCAATAACAAGGAAATTCAGGAGGATCCCAATGAAATCCCTTTGGAACACACGTATCCGGGCGTTCAGTGCGGCTGCTCTGGTGTTAGCCACCTTATCGGAGGTTTATGCCGGCGGTTTTTCGATTTATGAACAAGGCGGTCGTGCCACAGCCCAAGGCGGTGCTGTAGTAGCCCGCCCATGGGACGCTTCAGCTGCGTTTTACAATCCCGCCGGTTTAGCATTTTATGGTGGCGCGCCCGGAACATATCGTTTTTATGCCGGTTTAACCCCGGTACAGTCTCTTTCTAAATTCACGGGCCTTGATGAAAACCCAGGACTAGGGGTTCGCGAAGAAGCAAAAGAAAAGTGGTTTCCTCCTTTTTACGCTTACGCTGTTTATCAAATTAATGAAAATATGGCAGCTGGCTTAGCTATAACCACTCCTTTTGGACTCGGAACGGAATGGAAAAATCCAGGTAATACATACAGCGGCCGTTTTCGTTCACTACTAAGTAATGTCGAAGCTGTATATGTGAGCCCTACTTTTTCATACAAAGTAAACAATATGTTCGGCATCGGAGCAGGTGTTGATTTCGTTTATTCTCGAGTCGCACTCCGCCGTCACCAAGGCGTACTCTTTTTCAACGGTGTTGAAGCTAAAATGTATGATGTTGCAGATGTGTATCTGAAGGGCGAGGATAAGGCCTCTTTTGGCTTCCACGTATCTGCTTATGCAAAAATGAACGAACAACTATCTTTCGGTGTGGACTACAAACACTCCGTAAAAAATGAATATGAAGGACACGGACGTTTCCGTCAAATCAAAACAGATATTGCAGCTTTGGATGCCACCGTAGCTTCTAATTTTGCTAATCCAGCATTTGGCAGTATGTACCAAAAAGGAAACACGGAACTTACATTCCCGAGTTCTTTGGTGGTTGGAGCTGCATTTAAACCGATGGAAAATTTTTCAATCGAAACTGATTTTGTTTATGCCGGGTGGAGCGTGTTTAAGGAGGTCGTGATTGAATTTCCCGAGCAAAATGGCGGAACAACGTCAACATTGGAAGAAAAATATAAGAATACATGGCAGATCCGCGTCGGTGGTGAATATGATGTAAATGAGCGTTTGCAAGCACGATTCGGTTATATTTTCGATAAAACTCCTGCCCCTACTGAAACTGTAAATCCACTCCTTCCCGATGCAGATCGTAACGATTTTTCAATCGGTGTTGGCTACAAAATAACTGAATCCATACATGTAGATGCGGCATACATGGCCGTAGTTTTTAGTGAACGAAGCACCAAAGGAAAAAACGTTGACGGATACGATGGAGTATATAACTCGCATGTCAACCTTTTCTCGATTGGTTTTGGATACACTTTTGGAAAATAATAATATAGAATAGAAAGACTGGAGTATAGCAATGAATACAAAACTTAATATAAAACTAATGAGCGTGGTCAGCCTGCTCATGGTTTTAATCTCAGCTGGTTGTTCCTTGGATTATCCCACAACGGCAAGCCGCGATCTTCCAAGAATTACAACAAGCGGAACTGCTGACTTTTCAAAACTTGTTGTTGCCGGAAATAGCTTAACAGCAGGATACCAAAGTGGCGGTTTAGCCGGGAATTTTCAGGTAAATAGCTATCCGGCTATGATTTCACGTCAATTGGGGATAGAAAACGGGGGTTACAAAGGCTCAGAATTTGAACAACCTCTCGCTTCCGACTCAGGAACCTCGGGAATCCTAATTTTAAACTACTCTCCGACAGGCCCCATTGCCAGCTCGGCAACCGCAATTACAGCACCTTTTGTAAATACGAATTTGACCAGATCTTATGACAACATGGCCGTACCAGGTGCTTTCGTATATGATTTTTTGAATACTACGGCCTCAGGAAACGGTTGGGGTGGACTCATTTTATCCAGCCCGAATACATTATTTGATGCAATTTTGAGAAATAGCGGAACTCAATTCCAACAAGTAAAATCATTAAACCCCAGTTTTGTGATTTGGTGGGAAGGACACAATGATATTCTCGGTTATGCAACACGTGGTGCCGGAGTGCATAAAATCCCAGGCCCTACCCAAGGCGCTCCGCCGTATACACCTCGCAATTCGACCGAAGCTGGTGCGATGGGTATTCCGTTCAATTTTACTACGATGTATACTGCCGCCATTGACAGCCTTGCAGCAACCGGTGCTGATGTAATCGTCGGTAATATACCTTATGTCACGGATATACCTTACTTTACAACTGTGTTCCCCTCAACCAGTATTTTTGCAGTTAACGATTCAATTTATCTTGTTACCAACGCATTAACCGGTGCAAAATCCGGTCTTTTTTTCGAAGAAGATCTTACGGGTGCCGATGATAGTATCAAATACATGCTGCTTCCGGTCAGTAGTCTTTTAGGTAAAACTAATGTTCCTGGTTTTACCGGACTCCCATATGGGCTACACGCAAGTGCCCGCATTCAAGGACGTTACACGATAACCAATGAAGAGGCAACCAACATTGCAGGTATTATTGATGGTTATAATACTATTATTTCTACGGTTGCCGACGCTAAAGGTATTGCTGTCGTGGACTTCAAATCATATTTTAGCCAAATAAAAACGGATGGATATACT
The genomic region above belongs to bacterium and contains:
- a CDS encoding SpoIIE family protein phosphatase, translated to MLFKASLKEELKRPADMKYLVELRDFVVGIGRKYGFDEKVIGTLRLATDEAVTNIIRHAYRDTPGRGVVTLRAIVKTSSLTIIIIDQGKTFDPRNAKAPDMAEYIKIGKKGGLGIFMLKKMMDEIDYQVTSEGNELRLVKYRTQGKRGSRAKWLRDVNLRNRYAIISSAALTLLVLIGYVLYEKIQTKNMENEILKRITAISATMASTSADLMASYDDLSMFQIAQRLKKDNEQMIVDIFVVDRNNYIFAASNRNSLGKYPMPENYETLSFDGSDSPQLPDSVAQQFENPELLTLVKTYKYTQEDLPTFDIATPVYRSNIISQDNLLGYAHVLVREQTILNEMTNLRILGIVLALLVLLVGYTGIAILLARIISPFQKLSDWIRSAGHESVSDDVDIDTTNEVGEIAQAFSDMASKFRKAQIGLVQQKQLQKEIQVAQEIQHMLLPVSFPEVQGYDLSTYYESAKEVGGDLFDFIKVDDDTIGIVVADVSGKGVPGSLVMTMIRTALRLEARGNKNPADVLARVNEFVVDDMKKGMFVTMFYIVLDSRNREIHYASAGHNPMILHRVSTKQTYYLNPRGFPVGISLPDRKLFGQSIQTDSIKLQEDDILIAYTDGITEAMNHERDLYSEERFLETIRRHAHLDAKAFVENMRNDLNEFTQGAPQSDDITLVAIKENLAAGDVLFNLRKQLIDMVAEGMSVKEACAKTRISTSTYYKYKKKYDELGEAGLRNKSEGSNIEAKHFSIEQRAKIFDVIRKHPEFGPKMISNTLNSEEYSFTTIPEKRIYDELVRLRLNTEEKRQAFVSQKAKTKRFKMPGTPLLTMEGEVIKNDGSNANSIVDRIMQQRQQAIESEKKTEPAEA
- a CDS encoding outer membrane protein transport protein, producing MKSLWNTRIRAFSAAALVLATLSEVYAGGFSIYEQGGRATAQGGAVVARPWDASAAFYNPAGLAFYGGAPGTYRFYAGLTPVQSLSKFTGLDENPGLGVREEAKEKWFPPFYAYAVYQINENMAAGLAITTPFGLGTEWKNPGNTYSGRFRSLLSNVEAVYVSPTFSYKVNNMFGIGAGVDFVYSRVALRRHQGVLFFNGVEAKMYDVADVYLKGEDKASFGFHVSAYAKMNEQLSFGVDYKHSVKNEYEGHGRFRQIKTDIAALDATVASNFANPAFGSMYQKGNTELTFPSSLVVGAAFKPMENFSIETDFVYAGWSVFKEVVIEFPEQNGGTTSTLEEKYKNTWQIRVGGEYDVNERLQARFGYIFDKTPAPTETVNPLLPDADRNDFSIGVGYKITESIHVDAAYMAVVFSERSTKGKNVDGYDGVYNSHVNLFSIGFGYTFGK